In a genomic window of Nocardia fluminea:
- a CDS encoding ABC transporter permease: protein MTTIPRPAATRHTESLRMLLPQTVIQTRRLLTRWGRDPLTVMQALLFPALLLVMLNAVLGKQVSSFAGADALYGTVPMVSLVGVMSGSLAGAVTLGRERDQGLLSRFWVLPVHRASGLLSRVLAEAVRILVCTLVIFAVGIALGFRFTQGLPAAIALFAIPVLYGLGFATMVTALAVYTAKAALVEFVSLGSSLLMFFSTGFVPLAAYPGWARPIVEHNPLTHAIDTMRGLSLGGPVRDPLLATLAWSLGAIAVFAVPAAIGFRRASRY, encoded by the coding sequence ATGACGACCATTCCCCGCCCCGCCGCCACCCGGCACACCGAGTCCCTGCGAATGCTGCTACCGCAGACAGTGATCCAGACGCGGCGTCTGCTGACCCGCTGGGGCCGGGACCCGTTGACCGTGATGCAGGCCCTGCTCTTCCCCGCGCTGCTGCTGGTGATGCTCAATGCCGTGCTGGGCAAGCAGGTGTCGTCTTTCGCCGGCGCCGACGCCCTCTATGGCACGGTCCCGATGGTCTCGCTGGTCGGAGTGATGTCGGGTTCCCTGGCCGGAGCCGTCACCCTGGGCCGCGAGCGCGATCAGGGTCTGCTCTCCCGATTCTGGGTACTGCCGGTCCATCGCGCGTCGGGTCTGCTCTCGCGCGTCCTGGCCGAAGCCGTCCGGATCCTGGTATGCACCCTGGTGATCTTCGCGGTCGGCATCGCACTCGGATTCCGCTTCACCCAGGGCCTACCCGCCGCGATCGCCCTGTTCGCCATCCCGGTGCTGTACGGACTGGGCTTCGCGACGATGGTCACCGCGCTGGCCGTGTACACCGCCAAAGCCGCACTGGTGGAATTCGTTTCGCTGGGTTCGTCGTTGCTGATGTTCTTCAGCACCGGTTTCGTGCCGCTCGCCGCCTACCCCGGGTGGGCGCGCCCGATCGTGGAGCACAACCCGCTCACCCACGCCATCGACACCATGCGCGGACTCTCGCTCGGTGGGCCGGTGCGCGATCCGCTGCTGGCCACCCTGGCGTGGTCGCTCGGCGCGATCGCGGTCTTCGCAGTGCCTGCCGCGATCGGTTTCCGCCGGGCCAGTCGCTACTGA
- a CDS encoding DUF4254 domain-containing protein, whose protein sequence is MLRSAHALAELHERRGQVRDTALIAEIDCRRSELVDDINDWCVQEIPLHRNGASLHTESLGAVVDRMARSWVDANQAIDIDGARSDNTHKHWYHLAELVDGYTDLVTDVAGGRRRLPEQ, encoded by the coding sequence TTGTTGCGGTCAGCGCACGCACTCGCTGAACTGCACGAACGGCGGGGGCAGGTGCGTGACACGGCATTGATCGCCGAGATCGATTGCCGGCGAAGTGAACTCGTCGACGACATCAACGACTGGTGTGTCCAGGAGATTCCGTTGCATCGCAACGGCGCCTCGCTGCACACCGAGAGTCTCGGTGCGGTCGTCGACCGGATGGCGCGTAGCTGGGTGGATGCCAATCAGGCAATCGACATCGACGGCGCGCGAAGCGACAACACCCACAAGCACTGGTACCACCTCGCCGAGCTTGTGGACGGCTACACGGATCTGGTCACCGATGTGGCCGGTGGACGGCGGCGGCTGCCCGAGCAGTAA
- a CDS encoding ABC transporter permease, producing MQTTHELASDRAPTVAFLQWWVLARRLIRPAWRTGEIFTALLAPAVFTLGFYVPLNLVMTVYGHGLSSYAQFLMPMIVMQAVAFCAISAAFRAATDARDGLDVRFATLPMPRWVPFAARIAMAAHRAVIAIGAALVCGAVIGFRFYGSWWHTVGFLAFSLLIATALCCGADLLGSMSASPEATTQILVLPQLIFGMVSTGFAPASQFPGWIQGFARNQPVSQFVDGLRALAGDSTGNAGAVDLATLGPGLAWAFGLLVVGGGLSWRHAARRSA from the coding sequence GTGCAGACCACCCACGAGCTCGCCTCCGACCGCGCGCCGACGGTGGCGTTCCTCCAGTGGTGGGTGCTCGCGCGACGGCTGATCCGCCCGGCATGGCGAACCGGTGAGATCTTCACCGCCCTGCTGGCCCCCGCGGTGTTCACCCTCGGCTTCTACGTGCCGCTCAACCTCGTGATGACCGTGTACGGGCACGGTCTGAGCAGCTATGCCCAGTTCCTGATGCCGATGATCGTCATGCAGGCGGTCGCGTTCTGCGCCATCTCGGCCGCGTTCCGCGCCGCCACCGATGCCCGCGACGGCCTCGACGTCCGTTTCGCCACGCTGCCGATGCCGCGGTGGGTCCCGTTCGCGGCCAGGATCGCCATGGCCGCCCACCGTGCGGTGATCGCGATCGGCGCCGCGCTCGTCTGCGGCGCCGTCATCGGATTCCGTTTCTACGGGAGCTGGTGGCACACCGTCGGTTTCCTCGCGTTCTCGCTGTTGATCGCGACGGCCCTGTGCTGCGGTGCCGATCTGCTCGGCAGCATGTCCGCGAGTCCCGAGGCGACAACCCAGATCCTGGTCCTGCCCCAGCTGATCTTCGGCATGGTGTCCACCGGCTTCGCGCCCGCGAGCCAATTTCCCGGATGGATCCAGGGTTTCGCCCGCAACCAGCCCGTATCCCAGTTCGTCGACGGCTTGCGCGCGCTGGCGGGCGATTCCACCGGCAACGCGGGCGCGGTCGACCTCGCGACGCTGGGCCCCGGGCTGGCCTGGGCGTTCGGCCTTCTGGTGGTCGGCGGCGGGCTGTCCTGGCGACATGCCGCGCGGCGGTCCGCATGA
- a CDS encoding thioesterase domain-containing protein produces the protein MSSRDDPADLSSACEWTAGRPDSCSADPAVGARAESAATSIVLPIRPRSTWVDGVPLFCLAGEAVLAWNYVGLVAHLDPRVPVYGLQASAEPRTIRDYATRYLAEIRRIAPQGPYQLLGWSAGGFVAHEVAVRLRAAGERVRVVVLATDPEAHAPAPLPADRLVPCPGAGNPAAVGDTTTSAADAAAAINAATAGTVDVTGADLDRLAALSATAARMVRGHRPAWLPGDLTVCIPGRASGGADRLDPGATVRRWRPYVEGAVTGFVLDATPDELTAPDVLPEIARILGTAPLAARTTC, from the coding sequence GTGAGCAGTCGCGACGATCCGGCCGACCTGTCGTCCGCCTGCGAGTGGACGGCTGGTCGACCAGATTCCTGTTCGGCGGACCCGGCCGTCGGCGCGCGCGCCGAGTCCGCGGCGACGTCCATCGTGCTCCCGATCCGGCCGCGCAGCACCTGGGTCGACGGCGTCCCGCTGTTCTGCCTGGCCGGTGAAGCGGTACTGGCCTGGAACTATGTGGGCCTGGTCGCCCACCTCGATCCGCGCGTTCCGGTCTACGGTTTGCAGGCGAGCGCCGAACCGCGCACGATCCGCGACTACGCCACCCGCTACCTGGCCGAGATCCGCCGCATCGCTCCCCAGGGCCCGTACCAGTTACTCGGTTGGTCCGCGGGCGGTTTCGTCGCCCACGAGGTCGCGGTTCGACTCCGCGCGGCCGGCGAGCGGGTTCGCGTCGTCGTGCTGGCCACCGACCCCGAGGCCCACGCACCCGCGCCGCTACCGGCCGACCGCCTCGTCCCGTGCCCCGGCGCCGGAAACCCTGCCGCCGTCGGGGACACGACCACCTCGGCCGCTGACGCCGCCGCGGCGATCAACGCCGCCACGGCGGGAACGGTCGACGTCACCGGCGCCGATCTCGATCGTCTCGCGGCCCTGAGCGCCACGGCCGCCCGCATGGTGCGTGGTCACCGACCCGCGTGGCTTCCCGGCGACCTCACCGTGTGCATCCCCGGCCGCGCATCCGGCGGTGCCGATCGCCTCGATCCCGGGGCCACGGTGCGGCGTTGGCGCCCCTACGTCGAGGGCGCGGTCACCGGCTTCGTCCTCGACGCCACCCCCGACGAACTCACCGCACCCGATGTCCTGCCCGAGATAGCCCGGATCCTCGGGACCGCCCCGCTCGCCGCGCGCACGACATGCTGA
- a CDS encoding helix-turn-helix domain-containing protein has protein sequence MAGKRTTLTVRLRRLAAMLRELRESAQLSKEDVSARTGINVTTLYRIEMAQARPQRRTLGAMLDLYQVDDKMREEALSLLTDALKPGMSRPYEGAVSEVYANYINFEAEALSARQYQTSTVPGLLQTFEYAAAVIDTSMPRLDAAVMESRAQARMDRAINLTKDDPLELWVVMDEAAIRRVVGGPATMAGQLDRLLDETKRKNVILQVLPFDAGAHPGMAGSFTLLDFRNPVDPELVYVESMSVHDLVEGHSEIRRFGVIFDQLRAMALSPRDSAKLITEARDAITRSASAQ, from the coding sequence ATGGCAGGCAAGCGCACGACCCTGACCGTCCGGCTCCGCAGGCTCGCTGCCATGTTGCGCGAGTTGCGTGAAAGCGCCCAGCTGAGCAAGGAAGACGTCAGCGCGCGAACCGGAATCAACGTCACCACGCTGTACCGGATCGAAATGGCGCAAGCGCGCCCACAACGTCGCACTCTCGGCGCCATGCTCGACCTGTATCAGGTCGACGACAAAATGCGCGAGGAAGCACTCAGCCTGCTGACCGACGCGCTGAAACCCGGCATGTCGCGTCCCTACGAAGGCGCGGTGTCGGAGGTATATGCGAATTACATCAACTTCGAGGCGGAAGCGTTGTCGGCCAGGCAATACCAGACCTCGACCGTGCCCGGCCTGCTGCAGACCTTCGAGTACGCCGCCGCCGTGATCGACACCTCGATGCCACGCCTCGACGCCGCGGTGATGGAGAGCAGAGCGCAGGCGCGCATGGATCGCGCCATCAACCTGACCAAGGACGACCCGCTGGAATTGTGGGTGGTGATGGACGAGGCGGCCATCCGCAGGGTGGTCGGTGGACCCGCGACGATGGCGGGCCAGCTCGACCGGCTGCTCGACGAGACCAAACGCAAGAACGTGATCCTGCAGGTCCTTCCGTTCGACGCGGGCGCGCACCCCGGCATGGCCGGCTCGTTCACGCTGCTGGACTTCCGCAATCCCGTCGACCCGGAACTGGTGTACGTGGAGAGCATGTCCGTGCACGATCTGGTCGAGGGGCACTCCGAGATCCGCCGATTCGGCGTGATCTTCGACCAGCTGCGGGCCATGGCGCTGAGTCCCCGCGATTCGGCGAAGTTGATCACCGAAGCACGGGACGCCATCACCCGGTCGGCGTCGGCTCAGTAG
- a CDS encoding GntR family transcriptional regulator, which produces MDSPQTTRVPKVFLVRTEIDLLLADLTEGDPVPSERDLATRFGVARETVRQALRELLVEGRIRRQGRGTVISRPKLTQPLSLRSYTEGAISLGRTPGRILVAWEDVAADAATATDLEVELGTEVMHLERVLLADGERVGLESTYLPLHRFATLRGTYDPTTSLYAAIRATGVELAGARERIETVLAAPREAGLLECTTALPMLLLHRRSVDADGAPIERVRSLYRGDRVAFEARLSPEPA; this is translated from the coding sequence ATGGATTCGCCGCAGACGACCCGAGTTCCGAAGGTGTTCCTGGTTCGCACCGAAATCGATCTGCTCCTGGCCGATCTCACCGAGGGCGACCCGGTTCCCTCCGAACGCGACCTAGCCACCCGCTTCGGCGTCGCCCGCGAAACCGTGCGGCAGGCCCTGCGAGAACTACTGGTGGAAGGCAGAATTCGCCGTCAGGGCCGCGGCACGGTGATCTCGCGCCCCAAGCTCACACAGCCACTGTCGCTGCGCTCCTACACCGAGGGCGCGATCAGCCTCGGCCGCACTCCCGGCCGCATCCTGGTCGCGTGGGAAGACGTCGCCGCGGACGCGGCGACCGCCACCGACCTCGAGGTGGAGCTGGGCACCGAAGTGATGCACCTGGAGCGGGTACTACTCGCCGACGGTGAACGCGTCGGACTGGAGAGCACCTACTTACCGCTGCACCGCTTCGCCACCCTGCGCGGCACCTATGACCCCACGACTTCGCTGTACGCCGCGATCCGCGCCACCGGCGTCGAACTCGCCGGTGCGCGCGAACGCATCGAAACCGTACTCGCCGCCCCGAGAGAGGCGGGTCTCCTCGAATGCACCACCGCACTACCGATGCTGCTGCTGCACCGGCGCAGTGTCGACGCCGACGGCGCACCCATCGAACGGGTGCGCTCGCTCTACCGTGGTGACCGCGTCGCCTTCGAGGCGAGACTGTCACCGGAGCCGGCGTAG
- a CDS encoding DUF4254 domain-containing protein yields the protein MRPAARESMLPGRDVLLAAFRGLPHDDHPILHAAGELALLHQLRVRAPLSEAERIDRRRAQLMRSIDRWVILAAPVPHAAADEHCETLGGLVDRLAAHCSQAFVALAGAPESVHRDEWVRLDDLADSYERLIDDLWSGIRSLPANTY from the coding sequence ATGCGGCCTGCGGCACGAGAGTCCATGCTGCCCGGCCGGGACGTGCTCCTGGCGGCGTTCCGTGGTTTGCCACACGATGACCACCCCATCCTTCACGCCGCCGGGGAGCTGGCACTGCTGCACCAATTACGCGTACGCGCCCCACTGAGCGAGGCCGAGCGCATCGACCGGCGCCGCGCCCAGTTGATGCGCTCGATCGACCGCTGGGTCATACTCGCCGCCCCCGTGCCGCATGCCGCGGCCGACGAGCACTGTGAGACTCTCGGCGGTCTCGTCGATCGCCTCGCCGCGCACTGTTCGCAGGCTTTCGTCGCCCTGGCGGGCGCACCCGAGTCGGTCCACCGCGACGAATGGGTCCGCCTCGACGACCTCGCTGACAGTTATGAGCGCCTGATCGACGATCTGTGGTCCGGTATTCGCAGCCTGCCCGCGAACACGTACTGA